A section of the Marmota flaviventris isolate mMarFla1 chromosome 19, mMarFla1.hap1, whole genome shotgun sequence genome encodes:
- the LOC139702872 gene encoding putative CENPB DNA-binding domain-containing protein 1, with protein sequence MAPKLKSTRAGNEDAPKRSRKVLPLSEKVKVLDLIRKEQKSYAEVAKIFSKNESSIREIVKKEKEIRASFAVAPQNAKVIATVRDKCLVKMEKALSLWVEDMSSRRVAVDGSALRQKALSLYQDLSQASPERRDSGPERRPFTASKGWLHRFRNRFGLKGPKGVSAQEQAAGPFPAEGEKLVKDRGCHPKPVSRCDESRQKKDEERISEMEVRRNMVHCREENMRENEQGKRLKGRTDV encoded by the exons ATGGCGCCCAAGCTCAAGAGCACCCGGGCCGGCAATGAGGATGCACCCAAGAGGAGCCGCAAAGTGCTGCCACTGAGCGAAAAGGTGAAGGTTCTCGACTTGATCAGGAAGGAGCAGAAGTCCTATGCCGAGGTGGCCAAGATCTTCAGTAAGAACGAATCCTCCATCCGGGAAATcgtgaagaaggagaaggagatcCGGGCCAGCTTCGCTGTGGCCCCCCAGAACGCCAAGGTCATAGCCACCGTGCGGGACAAGTGCTTGGTGAAGATGGAGAAGGCGCTGAGCCTGTGGGTGGAGGACATGAGCAGCCGGCGCGTGGCTGTGGACGGCAGCGCCCTGCGCCAGAAGGCGCTGAGCCTGTACCAGGACCTGAGCCAGGCGTCCCCCGAGAGGCGCGACAGCGGGCCCGAGAGGAGGCCGTTCACGGCCAGCAAGGGGTGGCTGCACAGGTTCAGGAACAGGTTCGGACTGAAAGGCCCAAAGGGTGTGTCTGCCCAGGAGCAAGCTGCTGGCCCATTCCCCGCAGAGGGGGAAAAGTTGGTTAAGGATAGAGGATGCCACCCAAAGCCAGTCTCCCGCTGTGATGAGAGCAGGCAGAAGAAGG atgaaGAGAGAATTAGTGAAATGGAAGTTAGAAGAAACATGGTTCACTGTAGAGAAGAAAACATGAGAGAGAATGAACAGGGTAAGAGACTTAAAGGGAGAACTGACGTTTAA